From a single Phocoena sinus isolate mPhoSin1 chromosome 1, mPhoSin1.pri, whole genome shotgun sequence genomic region:
- the SERPINC1 gene encoding antithrombin-III isoform X1, giving the protein MLSNGIGTVAAGKRSVCLLSLLLIGLWSCVTCHWSPGEDICTAKPRDIPMNPMCIYRAPEKKATEGEGSEQKIPGATNRRVWELSKANSHFAATFYQHLADNKNDKDNIFLSPLSISTAFAMTKLGACDNTLKQLMEVFKFDTISEKTSDQIHFFFAKLNCRLYRKANKSSELVSANRLFGDKSLTFNETYQDISEMVYGAKLQPLDFKGNAEQSRVTINQWISNKTDGRITDVIPPEAINEFTVLVLVNTIYFKGLWKSKFSPENTRKELFYKADGESCSVFMMYQEGKFRYRRVAEGTQVLELPFKGDDITMVLILPKLEKSLTKVEQELTPEVLQEWLDELAETLLVVHMPRFRIEDSFSVKERLQDMGLEDLFSPEKSKLPGIVAEGPRDLYVSDAFHKAFLEVNEEGSEAAASTVIGIAGRSLNPSRVTFKANRPFLVLIREVALNTIIFMGRVANPCVN; this is encoded by the exons GAGTGTATGTCTTCTCTCCTTGCTGCTTATTGGCCTCTGGAGCTGCGTGACCTGTCATTGGAGCCCTGGGGAAGACATCTGCACAGCCAAGCCTCGGGACATTCCCATGAATCCCATGTGCATTTACCGTGCCCCAGAGAAGAAAGCAACCGAGGGCGAGGGTTCAGAGCAGAAGATCCCCGGGGCCACCAACCGGCGGGTTTGGGAACTGTCCAAGGCCAATTCCCACTTTGCCGCCACCTTCTATCAGCATCTGGCAGACAACAAGAATGACAAGGACAACATTTTCCTGTCACCCCTGAGTATCTCCACAGCTTTTGCTATGACCAAGCTGGGTGCCTGTGACAACACCCTCAAGCAGCTGATGGAG GTTTTTAAGTTTGATACCATCTCTGAGAAGACATCTGATCAGATCCACTTTTTCTTTGCCAAACTGAACTGCCGACTCTATCGAAAAGCCAATAAATCCTCTGAGTTGGTATCAGCCAACCGTCTTTTTGGAGACAAATCCCTTACCTTCAATGAGACCTACCAGGACATCAGTGAGATGGTATATGGAGCCAAGCTCCAGCCCCTGGACTTCAAG GGAAATGCAGAGCAGTCCAGAGTGACCATCAACCAATGGATATCCAATAAGACTGATGGGCGTATCACTGATGTCATTCCCCCAGAAGCCATCAATGAGTTCACTGTGCTGGTGCTGGTCAACACCATTTACTTCAAG GGCCTGTGGAAGTCAAAGTTCAGCCCTGAGAACACAAGGAAGGAACTTTTCTACAAGGCCGATGGGGAGTCGTGTTCGGTATTCATGATGTACCAGGAAGGCAAGTTCCGCTATCGGCGCGTGGCAGAGGGCACCCAGGTGCTTGAGTTGCCCTTCAAGGGTGATGACATCACCATGGTGCTCATCCTGCCCAAGCTTGAGAAGAGCCTGACCAAGGTGGAACAGGAACTCACCCCAGAGGTGCTGCAGGAGTGGCTAGATGAGCTGGCAGAGACACTGCTGGTGGTCCACATGCCCCGCTTCCGCATCGAGGACAGCTTCAGCGTGAAAGAGCGGCTGCAAGACATGGGCCTTGAGGACCTCTTCAGCCCTGAGAAGTCCAAGCTCCCAG GTATTGTTGCAGAAGGCCCGAGGGACCTCTATGTCTCAGATGCATTCCACAAGGCATTTCTTGAG GTAAACGAGGAAGGCAGTGAAGCAGCAGCAAGTACCGTCATTGGCATTGCTGGCCGTTCGCTGAACCCCAGCAGAGTGACCTTCAAGGCCAACAGGCCCTTCCTGGTTCTTATCAGGGAAGTTGCTCTGAACACTATTATCTTCATGGGCAGAGTAGCCAACCCTTGTGTTAACTAA
- the SERPINC1 gene encoding antithrombin-III isoform X2, with product MNPMCIYRAPEKKATEGEGSEQKIPGATNRRVWELSKANSHFAATFYQHLADNKNDKDNIFLSPLSISTAFAMTKLGACDNTLKQLMEVFKFDTISEKTSDQIHFFFAKLNCRLYRKANKSSELVSANRLFGDKSLTFNETYQDISEMVYGAKLQPLDFKGNAEQSRVTINQWISNKTDGRITDVIPPEAINEFTVLVLVNTIYFKGLWKSKFSPENTRKELFYKADGESCSVFMMYQEGKFRYRRVAEGTQVLELPFKGDDITMVLILPKLEKSLTKVEQELTPEVLQEWLDELAETLLVVHMPRFRIEDSFSVKERLQDMGLEDLFSPEKSKLPGIVAEGPRDLYVSDAFHKAFLEVNEEGSEAAASTVIGIAGRSLNPSRVTFKANRPFLVLIREVALNTIIFMGRVANPCVN from the exons ATGAATCCCATGTGCATTTACCGTGCCCCAGAGAAGAAAGCAACCGAGGGCGAGGGTTCAGAGCAGAAGATCCCCGGGGCCACCAACCGGCGGGTTTGGGAACTGTCCAAGGCCAATTCCCACTTTGCCGCCACCTTCTATCAGCATCTGGCAGACAACAAGAATGACAAGGACAACATTTTCCTGTCACCCCTGAGTATCTCCACAGCTTTTGCTATGACCAAGCTGGGTGCCTGTGACAACACCCTCAAGCAGCTGATGGAG GTTTTTAAGTTTGATACCATCTCTGAGAAGACATCTGATCAGATCCACTTTTTCTTTGCCAAACTGAACTGCCGACTCTATCGAAAAGCCAATAAATCCTCTGAGTTGGTATCAGCCAACCGTCTTTTTGGAGACAAATCCCTTACCTTCAATGAGACCTACCAGGACATCAGTGAGATGGTATATGGAGCCAAGCTCCAGCCCCTGGACTTCAAG GGAAATGCAGAGCAGTCCAGAGTGACCATCAACCAATGGATATCCAATAAGACTGATGGGCGTATCACTGATGTCATTCCCCCAGAAGCCATCAATGAGTTCACTGTGCTGGTGCTGGTCAACACCATTTACTTCAAG GGCCTGTGGAAGTCAAAGTTCAGCCCTGAGAACACAAGGAAGGAACTTTTCTACAAGGCCGATGGGGAGTCGTGTTCGGTATTCATGATGTACCAGGAAGGCAAGTTCCGCTATCGGCGCGTGGCAGAGGGCACCCAGGTGCTTGAGTTGCCCTTCAAGGGTGATGACATCACCATGGTGCTCATCCTGCCCAAGCTTGAGAAGAGCCTGACCAAGGTGGAACAGGAACTCACCCCAGAGGTGCTGCAGGAGTGGCTAGATGAGCTGGCAGAGACACTGCTGGTGGTCCACATGCCCCGCTTCCGCATCGAGGACAGCTTCAGCGTGAAAGAGCGGCTGCAAGACATGGGCCTTGAGGACCTCTTCAGCCCTGAGAAGTCCAAGCTCCCAG GTATTGTTGCAGAAGGCCCGAGGGACCTCTATGTCTCAGATGCATTCCACAAGGCATTTCTTGAG GTAAACGAGGAAGGCAGTGAAGCAGCAGCAAGTACCGTCATTGGCATTGCTGGCCGTTCGCTGAACCCCAGCAGAGTGACCTTCAAGGCCAACAGGCCCTTCCTGGTTCTTATCAGGGAAGTTGCTCTGAACACTATTATCTTCATGGGCAGAGTAGCCAACCCTTGTGTTAACTAA